Proteins encoded by one window of uncultured Draconibacterium sp.:
- a CDS encoding T9SS type A sorting domain-containing protein produces the protein MKKIFFLLVVVCITVSSYAQSDSLILVNLYNSSGGLEWNNNSGWLESGVPISDWEGIQTDENGNVTSINLPGQNMSGIIPDELGQLLNLRTLDFSNNGLTGVPPNSLFNLPQLTGIWLTENNFDPWELPSEFYNQTSLISVRIESCSITGELDPLIGNLNQLVTLEIRGNDFSGSIPEEIGGLTSVEELRLGNNNFTGAIPQGIYTLMNLKDLDVSHTNIDGTFSESITALGNLRYLGMTGIGMTGVLPSGLCQLPFFERIDLAYNNFDNQSCPVVQCLIDNNVQIVGSQQEDGFDLVNDCNLIEITPRENDSLALVALYNATNGSNWVNNSGWLEPGVPISNWYGVTVENERVTGIDLKGNWDGIFGLQGEIPADIGSLTELVFLDFSFNILTGPIPIELWNLSNLEYLSLGWGNQLNGTIPYEIQNLSKLKYLDLSSNQLSGQIPIELYNIISLEFLNLDNNQITDTISVEISNLVNLNILNLGRNQIAGDIPKVVGNLINLGQLHLYQNQLSGTIPIEIGNLINIYELNLADNQLAGSIPEEIGNMTKLDWLWLHNNQLNGIIPMELCQTPITQIDFSNNYFDSQSCPAIQCLINNYVKFSDDYQFQQSGFSLINDCNLISPENLREQDSLALVALYNSTDGPDWINNSGWLQEGVKIDNWYGIGVSNNRVISLGLSGNDEIMQPFGLNGIIPAEIGNLTELRQLNLRYNYLSGSIPAEIGNLTKLTSLYLGDNDLAGAIPGTIGNLINLYTLDLIGNQLIGNLPTQMGNMVNLQYINIDWNNLEGPIPIEFGNLINLETLALYENNLSGTIPTELGELNALKLVGLGANNLEGEIPTSFEQLQNLEHFTIRDNNLEGVIPAGFCNLNLQLIDFGGNNFDSRSCETFNCIIENGAEINVAAGDPLQTQKSGFSLVNDCRLLDPDLLYQDSLALVALYNATDGPNWTNNSGWLEPGIPIYEWYGVTVEGDRVGNLELFDNNLVGSLPEEYFNLTGLTTIGFRDEPNLTGQITSSIGNLENLNNFHVWNTGLSGELPEELGNCAKLGELVINHNNFSGIIPQSLCNTPVYELNFEGNNFSAESCSIIACLLDNGAYFIGDPYQIQKSGIALAIDCGRDMFAVSESDSLALVAFYNATGGAEWINNSGWLEPGVPVTEWFGVGAVDGRVHSIELFSNNLSGYIPDEFYNLTGLVWLGLHDNPELGGELSPLIGNLTELTDIHSNSTGFTGVLPTEVGNCTNLTTLFIEYNNFEGGIPAELCNTALLVANFDGNYFTNESCSAMECFLERGVVFEGNSWQEQRSGISLFEVCGLLPPAKPCAAQDSLALVALYNATDGDNWFDNKYWLSEYPVSIWPGVMVYEGRVRELGLCDNNLNGELPVEFYNLTGLRHFSLCNNNLYGNLLSQIADFAELRDVDFNSTQLGGELPVEIGNIEFLNSLFIGECNFTGIVPETLCNTALVESNFEGNYFTKESCSTMQCLVDKGVFFSGDPYQTQKTGMALAIECGRNLNAVPESDSLALVDLYNSTGGKNWKRKENWLEGPVFTWYGITVEDNRVSQINLGWNNNLIGELPSSMVNLDALQVLILYGNQISGELPSDIHLMTALRVLQLGYNQLSGELPFGIWNLPNLEQIQIWNNQFSGELPEEIGNLQNLNVLSIAANQFNGSLPVSLQYCSRLEQLLLNNNYFTGAVPIELCGLPLIRARFDLNNFDNGSCPAIRCLNDNGVLVGDPDQIQRSGFSLINGCSCTTPEIEYLISSTEDPVQLGNEISLSFFSPSGYIENAYWEWGDGTVTEVDVEGEIVTTHLYLKPGVFAPKLILNGCEVVIDTSYRYIVIYDPEGGFVTGGGWIESPPGASVLYPEATGKANFGFVSKYKKGSSVPEGSTEFKFTAGDLNYKSTVYDWLVVAGSKAKFKGDGTINGEGAYSFMISAIDGDVKDNGDPDKFRIKIWNKLDETVVYDNQLGAELDEDPACVIGAGSIVIHDPNTKSASINNSLLEEMKIDENNLFIFPNPFTDELNISFELFEDSKVEIDLLAINGQKICQLESSIVNSGITTKHYFTNYLNPGIYFISLKLNDKIIKVEKLVKTN, from the coding sequence ATGAAGAAGATTTTTTTTCTGTTGGTTGTGGTATGCATAACCGTGAGTTCCTATGCACAAAGTGATTCCTTAATTCTTGTAAATCTCTATAATTCTAGCGGTGGATTGGAGTGGAATAATAATTCTGGTTGGTTGGAGTCGGGAGTACCAATTTCAGATTGGGAAGGGATACAAACGGATGAGAATGGAAACGTAACAAGTATTAATTTACCTGGTCAGAATATGTCTGGAATCATTCCTGATGAGTTAGGTCAACTTTTAAACTTAAGAACTCTTGATTTTAGTAATAACGGTTTAACTGGAGTTCCGCCAAACTCTTTATTCAATTTACCACAATTAACAGGTATCTGGTTAACTGAAAATAATTTTGACCCGTGGGAATTACCCAGCGAGTTTTATAATCAAACGAGCTTAATCTCAGTCAGAATTGAATCCTGCAGTATAACCGGAGAATTGGATCCTCTCATTGGTAATCTCAACCAGCTGGTTACTCTGGAAATTCGCGGGAATGATTTTTCAGGAAGCATTCCGGAAGAGATTGGTGGGCTGACTTCGGTAGAAGAACTGAGACTTGGAAATAATAATTTTACTGGTGCCATTCCTCAAGGAATTTATACTTTAATGAATTTAAAAGATTTAGATGTCTCTCATACAAACATTGATGGTACATTTTCTGAATCTATAACTGCTTTAGGAAATCTTAGATATTTAGGAATGACAGGGATTGGTATGACAGGTGTTTTGCCTTCAGGTCTGTGTCAATTACCTTTTTTTGAAAGAATTGATTTGGCTTATAATAATTTTGATAATCAAAGTTGTCCTGTTGTTCAATGTTTGATTGATAATAATGTTCAAATTGTAGGTTCTCAACAAGAAGATGGATTTGATTTAGTTAACGATTGTAACCTAATAGAAATTACCCCTCGGGAAAATGACTCATTAGCTTTGGTTGCTCTTTATAATGCTACCAACGGATCGAACTGGGTAAATAATTCGGGATGGCTAGAGCCTGGTGTGCCAATTTCTAATTGGTATGGAGTAACAGTGGAGAACGAAAGAGTTACTGGAATAGATTTAAAAGGAAATTGGGACGGAATATTCGGGCTTCAAGGCGAAATACCCGCTGATATTGGCAGCTTGACAGAATTAGTTTTTTTAGACTTCTCTTTTAACATATTAACAGGTCCTATTCCCATAGAGTTGTGGAATCTATCCAATTTAGAATATTTAAGTTTAGGGTGGGGGAACCAACTTAATGGCACTATCCCATACGAAATACAGAATTTGTCAAAATTGAAGTATTTAGATTTGAGTAGTAACCAATTAAGTGGCCAGATTCCAATTGAATTGTATAACATTATTAGTCTTGAATTTCTGAATTTAGATAATAATCAAATTACTGATACAATATCTGTTGAGATTAGTAATTTGGTTAACTTAAATATACTTAACTTAGGTAGAAACCAAATTGCAGGGGATATTCCCAAGGTTGTTGGTAATCTCATAAATTTAGGTCAGTTACATTTGTATCAAAATCAATTATCAGGAACAATCCCAATAGAAATTGGGAATTTAATTAATATTTATGAACTTAATCTGGCTGATAATCAATTAGCCGGTAGTATCCCTGAAGAAATTGGGAATATGACTAAATTAGATTGGTTGTGGTTACATAATAATCAGCTAAATGGTATTATTCCGATGGAATTATGCCAAACACCAATCACTCAGATTGATTTTTCAAATAATTACTTTGATTCACAGAGTTGTCCAGCTATTCAATGTTTAATAAATAATTATGTGAAGTTTAGCGACGATTATCAATTTCAACAATCAGGTTTTTCACTAATTAATGATTGTAATTTGATCTCACCTGAAAATTTAAGAGAACAGGATTCATTAGCACTAGTTGCATTGTATAATTCAACCGATGGCCCTGACTGGATTAACAATTCAGGTTGGCTTCAGGAAGGTGTAAAAATTGATAATTGGTACGGAATAGGAGTAAGTAATAATAGAGTGATTTCTCTTGGATTAAGTGGGAATGATGAAATAATGCAGCCTTTTGGATTAAATGGAATTATTCCTGCCGAAATTGGCAATTTAACAGAATTACGTCAACTAAATTTAAGATATAACTATTTATCTGGTAGTATTCCTGCCGAAATTGGCAATCTAACAAAATTGACATCTCTATATCTTGGAGATAATGATTTAGCAGGGGCAATACCTGGGACGATTGGGAATCTTATAAATTTATATACACTTGATCTGATTGGAAATCAGCTTATCGGTAATTTGCCAACACAAATGGGAAATATGGTAAATCTTCAATACATTAACATCGACTGGAATAATCTGGAAGGACCAATCCCAATTGAATTTGGTAATTTAATAAATTTGGAAACTCTTGCTTTATATGAAAACAATTTGTCAGGTACCATTCCAACTGAGCTTGGTGAACTTAATGCTCTAAAATTAGTTGGCCTTGGTGCGAATAACCTTGAAGGTGAAATTCCAACAAGTTTTGAACAATTACAAAATCTTGAACATTTTACAATACGAGATAATAATCTGGAAGGTGTGATCCCTGCAGGATTTTGTAATTTGAATTTACAATTGATAGATTTTGGTGGAAATAATTTTGATTCGAGAAGCTGTGAAACGTTTAATTGTATTATAGAAAATGGGGCGGAAATTAATGTTGCGGCAGGTGATCCTCTCCAAACTCAAAAATCGGGATTTTCGCTGGTTAATGACTGTAGGTTATTAGATCCGGACTTATTGTATCAAGATTCTTTAGCCCTGGTTGCCCTTTACAATGCAACCGATGGTCCTAACTGGACAAACAATTCGGGATGGTTAGAACCAGGAATTCCAATTTATGAGTGGTATGGTGTTACAGTGGAAGGTGACAGGGTTGGAAACCTTGAGCTATTTGATAATAATCTGGTTGGATCACTTCCGGAAGAGTATTTTAACCTTACTGGACTAACAACAATCGGATTTAGAGATGAACCTAATCTGACTGGTCAGATTACTTCTTCTATAGGTAATTTAGAAAATCTTAACAATTTTCATGTATGGAATACTGGGTTAAGCGGCGAGCTACCTGAAGAACTCGGAAATTGTGCAAAATTGGGGGAATTGGTAATTAATCACAACAACTTTTCAGGAATAATTCCACAGTCCTTATGCAATACACCGGTTTATGAATTAAACTTCGAAGGAAATAATTTCAGTGCTGAAAGTTGTTCGATAATAGCATGTTTATTGGATAATGGAGCTTATTTTATTGGCGATCCCTACCAAATCCAAAAGTCAGGTATTGCTCTTGCCATAGATTGCGGGAGAGACATGTTTGCAGTATCAGAATCGGATTCTCTGGCACTTGTTGCTTTTTACAATGCAACAGGAGGTGCTGAATGGATAAATAATTCAGGCTGGCTCGAACCGGGTGTTCCTGTTACTGAATGGTTTGGAGTAGGTGCAGTTGATGGTCGGGTTCACTCCATCGAATTATTTTCCAATAATTTAAGTGGCTATATACCCGATGAATTTTACAATTTAACGGGCCTCGTATGGCTTGGATTACATGATAATCCAGAATTAGGTGGTGAATTGTCACCACTTATCGGCAATCTCACAGAATTAACAGATATACATAGCAATTCTACGGGATTTACCGGAGTATTGCCAACCGAAGTAGGGAATTGTACTAATCTAACTACTCTATTTATAGAATACAATAATTTTGAAGGCGGTATTCCTGCAGAATTGTGTAATACTGCATTGTTAGTAGCTAATTTTGATGGTAATTATTTTACAAATGAAAGCTGCTCAGCAATGGAATGTTTTTTGGAGAGAGGAGTTGTTTTTGAAGGAAATTCCTGGCAGGAACAACGTTCAGGTATATCATTATTTGAAGTTTGTGGATTATTGCCTCCAGCTAAGCCCTGTGCTGCACAAGATTCATTAGCATTAGTTGCACTGTATAATGCTACAGATGGCGACAACTGGTTTGATAATAAGTATTGGTTGTCTGAATACCCGGTTTCAATTTGGCCAGGAGTTATGGTTTATGAAGGGAGAGTTCGGGAATTAGGGCTATGTGATAATAATTTGAATGGAGAACTTCCTGTTGAATTCTATAATTTAACCGGACTAAGGCACTTTTCATTATGTAATAATAACCTATATGGGAATTTATTGTCTCAAATAGCTGATTTTGCAGAGTTAAGAGATGTCGATTTTAATTCAACTCAACTTGGCGGAGAACTACCTGTTGAAATAGGAAACATAGAATTTTTAAATTCTTTATTTATTGGGGAATGCAATTTTACTGGTATTGTGCCGGAAACTTTATGTAATACTGCTCTTGTTGAGTCGAATTTTGAAGGAAATTATTTTACAAAAGAGAGTTGCTCTACTATGCAGTGTTTGGTAGATAAGGGTGTATTTTTTTCTGGAGATCCATACCAAACACAAAAAACGGGTATGGCACTGGCAATAGAATGCGGTAGAAACCTGAATGCTGTTCCCGAATCAGATTCTTTGGCACTTGTCGATTTGTATAATTCAACAGGAGGAAAAAACTGGAAACGTAAGGAAAATTGGCTGGAAGGTCCTGTGTTTACCTGGTATGGAATTACAGTTGAAGACAATAGAGTAAGTCAGATTAATCTGGGATGGAATAATAATCTAATAGGAGAATTGCCTTCATCAATGGTTAATTTAGATGCTTTACAAGTTTTGATTTTATATGGAAATCAAATTTCAGGAGAATTGCCTTCAGATATTCATTTGATGACAGCATTGCGTGTTTTACAGCTGGGATATAATCAATTAAGCGGGGAACTTCCTTTTGGTATTTGGAATTTACCAAACTTAGAACAGATTCAAATTTGGAATAATCAGTTTAGTGGAGAACTGCCAGAAGAAATTGGAAATCTGCAAAACTTGAATGTTTTAAGTATTGCAGCGAATCAATTCAACGGAAGTTTGCCAGTTTCATTGCAATACTGTTCACGATTAGAACAACTACTACTGAATAACAATTATTTTACAGGAGCTGTGCCTATTGAATTATGCGGTTTACCATTAATTCGAGCGAGATTCGACTTAAATAATTTTGATAATGGCAGCTGTCCGGCAATCAGATGTTTAAATGATAATGGAGTTTTAGTTGGAGATCCTGATCAAATCCAAAGAAGTGGTTTCAGTCTGATCAATGGCTGTTCATGTACGACACCTGAAATAGAATATCTGATTTCATCGACTGAAGATCCCGTTCAGCTGGGCAATGAAATAAGTTTGTCTTTCTTTTCTCCTTCCGGTTATATCGAAAATGCATATTGGGAATGGGGAGATGGAACTGTAACAGAAGTTGATGTTGAGGGTGAAATAGTAACAACCCATCTTTATTTGAAACCAGGTGTTTTTGCCCCAAAGTTAATTTTAAATGGCTGTGAAGTAGTTATTGATACTTCATACAGGTATATTGTTATTTACGATCCGGAAGGTGGTTTTGTAACCGGCGGTGGTTGGATAGAATCTCCTCCCGGAGCTTCGGTTTTATATCCTGAAGCTACCGGAAAAGCAAATTTTGGATTTGTTTCAAAATATAAAAAAGGCTCCTCTGTACCTGAAGGATCTACAGAATTTAAATTCACCGCTGGTGATTTAAATTACAAGAGTACAGTGTATGATTGGCTGGTAGTTGCCGGCTCCAAAGCAAAATTTAAAGGAGATGGAACCATAAACGGTGAAGGTGCTTATAGTTTTATGATTTCAGCAATTGACGGTGATGTAAAAGATAATGGCGATCCTGATAAATTTAGAATCAAGATTTGGAATAAGCTTGATGAAACTGTTGTTTATGACAACCAATTGGGAGCTGAGCTTGATGAAGATCCAGCATGCGTAATCGGTGCAGGATCTATTGTTATTCATGATCCAAATACAAAAAGTGCGTCAATCAATAATAGTTTATTGGAAGAAATGAAGATTGACGAAAATAATCTGTTCATATTCCCAAATCCATTTACTGATGAGTTAAATATTAGTTTTGAACTTTTTGAAGATTCAAAAGTTGAAATTGATCTGCTTGCAATTAATGGTCAAAAAATCTGTCAACTTGAATCAAGCATTGTTAATTCGGGAATAACAACAAAACACTACTTCACTAATTACCTGAATCCTGGGATATATTTTATTTCATTAAAACTAAACGATAAAATAATAAAAGTTGAAAAGTTGGTAAAAACCAATTAA
- a CDS encoding histidine kinase has translation MKRILTSIWFLSLIVAIPVFFLLPPVFEKYTCDIISSGNYRNANPNKGIFYEDIDNDGKLERFETFFQRDGHSLSFHYFAANGGMIDQINLPIDFYEERNHLYFADFDNDKHKEVYVFSYRNDSLIMGWIQLTPSVSEFKQISICPVNTYNGGLLDYQIDDVFCLDMDMDGRNELVFPFSGGYSVFPRQIFRVDPQKQTIIKSENTGCANTKLVFVDLNDDGKMEIIADGAVSPIRDWLDAPHNTPAPYLKVLNSDLSYFFPPIKFFEGIQSFTNTHLIEGRDGKELLCTFLSSSSECKPLIIYRLNIKGEILDSVCIEEAVSQRSKYVLNTQKESFITQLAPSRFLEFNKNLSIIRSFHTGTQGDLAFVSNIDLNDDGVDEYFFDNRNTGEMIIMSDHFLWNTSLPISGKARFGIKKISKGEFLFYTQEEYYKLGFKKNLAYYLRYPLYLLIYSAVVSFIWILQMARMRQLKEKIELREKVKELQFLTLKNQLDPHFMFNTFNTIASVVKQGRSDEAYNVMIRFSKMVRRNFENPNEIYTTLKSELDFVEDYLEIQKFRFKDLFEYKIEIAPPINLTVPIPKLLLQIHVENALIHGIKPKAKEGLIVIHVQRSGSKLLVQIEDNGVGRDKAEKLRTGGNRIGLKTIRQIIEHSNLNTKHKITQNIIDIFDKEGKPGGTRIEIYIHHV, from the coding sequence ATGAAGCGGATATTAACGTCCATATGGTTTCTCTCATTAATTGTTGCAATCCCGGTATTTTTTTTATTGCCGCCGGTATTTGAAAAATATACTTGTGATATAATAAGCTCAGGTAATTATAGAAATGCAAATCCTAACAAAGGGATTTTTTACGAAGACATTGACAACGACGGTAAACTCGAAAGGTTTGAAACCTTTTTCCAAAGAGATGGCCACAGTTTGTCATTTCATTATTTTGCTGCAAATGGAGGGATGATTGATCAGATAAATCTACCAATTGATTTCTACGAAGAACGTAATCATTTATATTTTGCCGATTTTGATAATGATAAACACAAAGAAGTTTATGTTTTTTCGTACCGTAACGACAGTTTGATAATGGGATGGATTCAATTAACTCCTTCAGTTAGTGAATTTAAACAGATATCGATTTGTCCTGTAAATACATACAATGGAGGTCTTTTAGATTATCAGATTGATGATGTTTTTTGTTTGGATATGGATATGGACGGGCGAAATGAATTGGTGTTTCCATTTAGCGGAGGTTACTCTGTTTTTCCACGTCAGATATTTAGGGTTGATCCTCAAAAACAGACCATAATTAAATCGGAAAATACAGGTTGTGCAAACACAAAGCTCGTTTTTGTTGATTTAAATGATGATGGTAAGATGGAAATTATTGCTGATGGAGCAGTTTCTCCCATACGCGATTGGTTGGATGCGCCCCATAACACTCCTGCACCTTATTTAAAAGTTTTAAACAGCGACCTTAGCTATTTTTTCCCACCTATTAAATTTTTTGAAGGGATACAGAGTTTTACAAATACTCACCTTATTGAAGGACGAGACGGGAAAGAACTTTTATGTACATTTCTTTCTTCCAGTTCAGAATGTAAACCCTTAATTATTTACAGATTAAATATAAAAGGAGAAATTCTGGATTCTGTTTGTATTGAGGAAGCCGTCAGTCAAAGGAGCAAATATGTGCTTAATACTCAGAAAGAATCTTTTATTACTCAGTTAGCACCGTCAAGATTTCTGGAGTTTAATAAAAATCTGAGCATTATTCGGTCTTTCCATACCGGAACTCAAGGTGATTTAGCGTTTGTTTCTAACATTGATTTAAATGATGATGGAGTAGATGAGTACTTCTTCGATAATAGAAATACTGGGGAAATGATAATAATGAGCGATCATTTTTTGTGGAATACAAGTTTACCCATTTCTGGTAAAGCAAGGTTTGGAATAAAAAAAATCAGCAAAGGTGAATTTTTATTTTATACACAGGAGGAATACTATAAACTTGGCTTTAAGAAGAATTTAGCTTATTATTTAAGATACCCTCTATACCTGTTGATTTACAGTGCAGTTGTTAGCTTTATCTGGATTCTGCAAATGGCTCGTATGCGTCAGTTAAAAGAAAAAATTGAGTTGCGTGAAAAGGTAAAAGAATTGCAATTTTTGACTTTAAAGAATCAACTTGATCCGCATTTTATGTTCAATACATTTAATACTATTGCTTCCGTGGTTAAGCAGGGGAGAAGCGATGAAGCATATAATGTTATGATTCGTTTTTCAAAAATGGTACGCCGAAATTTCGAAAATCCCAATGAAATTTATACTACGTTAAAAAGTGAACTGGATTTTGTTGAAGATTATCTGGAAATACAAAAATTTAGATTTAAGGATTTATTTGAGTATAAAATTGAAATTGCTCCTCCAATTAACCTGACAGTTCCAATACCAAAACTACTATTACAGATTCATGTTGAAAATGCATTGATTCATGGGATAAAACCAAAGGCCAAAGAAGGACTGATTGTAATTCATGTTCAGCGATCTGGTTCTAAATTGTTAGTACAAATTGAAGATAACGGGGTTGGCAGAGATAAAGCAGAAAAACTTCGAACAGGGGGAAACAGAATCGGACTAAAAACAATCCGTCAGATAATTGAACATAGTAACTTAAATACGAAACATAAAATAACTCAGAATATTATTGATATATTTGATAAGGAGGGCAAGCCGGGAGGAACCAGAATTGAAATTTATATTCACCATGTTTAA
- a CDS encoding response regulator transcription factor: MIVDDEQEAIDLLQILLKENFPEILVSATARSSTEAIEKAFRKHPDLIFLDIKIDHKNGFDILDELNEENHDPHIIFITAYNQYAIDAFKANAIDYLLKPIEPKELINAVNKYLSHSEKELHLKNVLGLINKNKSKIRFNITNGYILIHPEEIVYCQSDGNYSEIYLNDNSKKVVCYNLKNLLKKLPQPTFNRISRYNIINKDYLTEVNRKKQICKLNTNQKEIQLTYSSKMLK; the protein is encoded by the coding sequence ATGATTGTTGACGATGAGCAGGAAGCCATCGATCTTTTGCAAATACTATTAAAAGAAAATTTCCCTGAAATTCTTGTTTCGGCTACTGCACGAAGTTCAACTGAGGCTATTGAAAAAGCATTTCGAAAACATCCCGATCTTATTTTTTTGGATATTAAAATAGATCACAAGAATGGTTTTGATATTTTAGATGAACTCAACGAGGAAAATCATGATCCTCATATCATTTTTATTACGGCATATAATCAGTATGCGATTGATGCATTTAAAGCCAATGCAATAGATTATTTACTGAAACCTATAGAACCAAAAGAGCTAATAAACGCAGTAAATAAATATTTGTCCCACTCCGAAAAGGAATTGCATTTAAAAAATGTTTTGGGATTGATAAATAAGAATAAATCTAAAATTCGTTTTAATATAACAAATGGATATATTTTAATTCATCCTGAAGAGATTGTGTATTGCCAATCAGATGGGAACTATTCTGAGATTTATTTAAACGATAATTCAAAAAAAGTAGTTTGTTATAATTTGAAAAATCTCCTGAAAAAATTACCTCAACCTACATTTAACCGGATAAGCAGGTATAATATTATTAACAAGGATTACTTAACTGAAGTTAATCGTAAAAAACAAATTTGTAAACTGAACACAAATCAAAAGGAAATTCAGTTAACCTACTCTTCAAAAATGCTAAAGTAG
- a CDS encoding T9SS type A sorting domain-containing protein, with amino-acid sequence MKKIILLLIIVVNGTFLPTLNAQEIVSTAGTVYETNGIQLSWTLGETVIETAESGSLVLTQGFHQSKLVITALDDITIADFEVKVYPNPTSDFVIVHFDENNWNAHIQLFDLAGKKLKESVTNNTDTQINMTEYPGGTYLLKLFNDNFHPIQTFKIIKR; translated from the coding sequence ATGAAAAAAATAATACTATTATTAATAATTGTTGTCAACGGTACTTTTTTGCCGACTCTAAATGCGCAAGAAATTGTATCGACAGCCGGAACAGTCTACGAAACCAACGGGATACAGCTGAGCTGGACTTTAGGAGAAACAGTTATAGAAACGGCAGAGTCTGGTTCATTGGTTCTCACTCAGGGGTTTCATCAGTCGAAACTGGTAATTACAGCACTCGACGACATTACAATTGCTGATTTTGAAGTAAAGGTTTATCCCAACCCAACTTCCGATTTTGTTATTGTACATTTTGATGAAAACAATTGGAATGCTCATATTCAACTTTTTGATCTTGCCGGAAAAAAGCTAAAAGAAAGTGTTACCAATAACACTGACACCCAAATAAATATGACAGAATATCCGGGAGGCACTTATCTCTTAAAACTTTTTAATGACAACTTCCATCCTATTCAGACCTTTAAAATTATAAAGCGATAG
- the rmuC gene encoding DNA recombination protein RmuC, which yields MEIIYLVAGVVVGGIVAFLFLKLKAQSGQADAGKLLFEKESEFLAQKAEIEKQGLIWQERYNALKTEADEWKAELQAYREENKALNVRLENAKVQFKNQEEKLGEQKKELVEIQKKLTTEFENVANKILEKNSEKFTAANQKNIGEVLNPLKEKIQLFEKKVDDTYKQGLKDQTDLKAELKKLYDLNNKISEEANNLTKALKGDVKKQGNWGEVVLERILERSGLNEGEQGYQKQFSDTTEDGKRIQPDIVINLPDSKHIIVDSKVSMIAYERAVNSETEEERSKFVKEHLLSLRTHIKGLSEKHYQTASKLNSPDFVLLFIPIEASFSVAIQEDQELFSFAWDQKVVIVSPSTLLATLRTISSIWQQENQTRNAIEIARQGGALYDKFVGFIADMETIGKNLDTTRKTYDSAVNKLHTGSGNLVRRVENIKKLGAKASKELPGKYIEEE from the coding sequence ATGGAAATTATTTATCTGGTTGCAGGAGTGGTAGTTGGCGGAATTGTAGCATTCCTTTTTCTGAAATTGAAGGCGCAAAGTGGGCAGGCCGATGCCGGTAAACTGCTTTTTGAAAAAGAAAGTGAGTTTTTGGCACAAAAAGCGGAAATTGAAAAACAGGGACTGATATGGCAGGAACGCTACAATGCTTTAAAAACCGAAGCCGACGAATGGAAAGCCGAGTTGCAGGCATACAGAGAAGAAAACAAAGCGTTGAATGTGCGGTTGGAGAATGCCAAAGTACAGTTTAAGAACCAGGAAGAAAAGTTAGGCGAGCAGAAAAAAGAACTGGTAGAAATACAAAAGAAACTTACGACTGAGTTTGAAAATGTTGCCAATAAAATTCTGGAGAAAAACAGCGAGAAATTTACCGCTGCCAATCAGAAAAATATTGGAGAGGTTTTAAATCCGTTGAAAGAAAAGATTCAGCTTTTTGAGAAAAAGGTTGATGATACTTACAAACAAGGTTTAAAAGATCAGACTGATCTGAAAGCTGAATTAAAAAAATTGTACGACCTGAATAACAAAATTAGCGAGGAAGCCAATAACCTGACCAAAGCACTAAAAGGTGATGTGAAAAAGCAAGGTAACTGGGGCGAAGTCGTTTTGGAACGTATCCTCGAGCGATCTGGATTAAACGAAGGAGAACAGGGTTATCAAAAACAATTCAGTGATACCACTGAGGACGGCAAACGTATACAGCCTGATATTGTTATCAACTTGCCTGATAGCAAGCATATTATTGTCGACTCGAAAGTTTCGATGATTGCGTATGAGCGAGCTGTGAATTCAGAAACTGAAGAAGAACGAAGCAAGTTTGTAAAAGAGCATCTTTTGAGTTTGAGAACACATATTAAGGGATTGAGCGAGAAACATTATCAAACAGCAAGCAAGCTGAATTCGCCCGATTTTGTGCTGTTGTTTATTCCTATTGAAGCTTCATTTAGTGTCGCTATACAGGAAGATCAGGAATTGTTCTCGTTTGCGTGGGATCAGAAAGTAGTGATCGTTAGTCCATCGACTTTACTGGCAACTTTGCGCACCATTTCATCCATTTGGCAACAGGAAAATCAAACCCGAAATGCCATTGAAATTGCGCGTCAGGGCGGTGCTCTTTACGATAAATTTGTTGGTTTTATTGCCGATATGGAAACGATAGGGAAGAATCTGGATACTACACGTAAAACTTATGATTCGGCTGTAAATAAATTGCATACAGGTTCGGGCAATCTAGTGCGTCGAGTAGAAAATATTAAAAAGTTGGGAGCAAAAGCATCGAAAGAGTTACCCGGAAAATATATTGAAGAAGAGTAA